One genomic window of Candidatus Nitrospira inopinata includes the following:
- the rpsS gene encoding 30S ribosomal protein S19, producing the protein MPRSISKGAFVDSHLLKKVEQMNQTKDRKLIKTWSRRSTVIPDMIGHTFAVHNGKKFIPVFVTENMVGHKLGEFAPTRFFKGHGQAKTEKAVPLK; encoded by the coding sequence ATGCCTAGATCGATCAGCAAAGGGGCGTTTGTCGACAGCCACCTGCTTAAGAAGGTCGAGCAGATGAACCAGACCAAGGATCGGAAGCTGATTAAGACGTGGTCTCGGCGGTCGACGGTCATTCCCGACATGATCGGCCATACGTTTGCGGTTCATAACGGCAAGAAATTCATTCCCGTTTTTGTAACCGAAAATATGGTGGGTCACAAGCTGGGCGAATTTGCCCCGACACGGTTTTTTAAAGGGCATGGACAGGCAAAAACCGAGAAGGCCGTACCGCTGAAATAG
- the rpsC gene encoding 30S ribosomal protein S3 encodes MGQKTNPIGYRLGYNYTWSSRWYADKDYAKFLHQDIKIRQMVKARLYHAGVAKVEIERSGDQTRVIIHTARPGIIIGRKGAEVDKLKADLEKRYGGQVYITVKEIKKPELDAQLVSENVATQLEKRVAFRRAMKRSVQSALRLGAQGIKIMVAGRLGGAEIARTEWYREGRVPLHTLRAEIDYGFAEARTTMGQIGVKTWIYKGEMLPVQAMKSESALERRLG; translated from the coding sequence ATGGGTCAGAAGACAAATCCGATAGGGTATCGCCTGGGTTATAACTACACGTGGAGTTCTCGTTGGTACGCCGACAAGGATTACGCGAAGTTTTTGCATCAAGACATCAAGATCAGACAGATGGTCAAGGCTCGGCTCTATCACGCCGGTGTGGCGAAGGTCGAGATCGAGCGATCGGGGGATCAGACGAGAGTCATTATTCATACGGCGCGACCGGGGATTATCATAGGAAGAAAAGGCGCGGAGGTCGATAAGCTCAAGGCTGATCTGGAAAAGCGATACGGCGGTCAGGTGTATATCACGGTCAAAGAGATCAAGAAGCCGGAACTTGACGCCCAACTCGTCAGCGAGAATGTGGCGACGCAACTGGAAAAGCGGGTCGCGTTTCGACGAGCGATGAAGCGAAGCGTCCAATCGGCCCTGAGGCTGGGCGCGCAGGGTATCAAGATCATGGTGGCGGGTCGTTTGGGCGGCGCGGAGATTGCCCGAACCGAATGGTATCGAGAGGGGCGTGTGCCGCTCCATACGCTCCGCGCCGAAATAGATTACGGATTCGCGGAGGCTCGAACCACGATGGGGCAAATAGGGGTCAAGACGTGGATTTATAAGGGAGAGATGCTTCCCGTTCAGGCCATGAAGTCGGAATCGGCTCTAGAACGAAGATTGGGGTAA
- the rplN gene encoding 50S ribosomal protein L14 codes for MIQNYTYMDVADNSGAKQAMCFHVFGGTKRRYASLGDVVVVAVKEAIPQASVKKGDVSRAVIVRTTKEVRREDGSYIKFDRNACVLINKEGEPIGTRIFGPVARELRWKKFMKIISLAPEVL; via the coding sequence ATGATTCAGAATTATACTTACATGGATGTGGCGGATAATTCGGGGGCGAAGCAGGCGATGTGTTTTCACGTCTTCGGGGGCACGAAACGGCGCTATGCATCGCTGGGTGACGTGGTTGTCGTCGCCGTTAAGGAAGCGATTCCCCAGGCAAGTGTGAAGAAGGGCGACGTCAGTCGCGCGGTGATCGTTAGAACGACGAAGGAAGTGCGTCGCGAGGACGGCTCCTACATTAAGTTTGATCGGAACGCCTGCGTTTTGATCAATAAAGAGGGCGAGCCGATCGGAACCCGCATCTTTGGTCCGGTTGCGCGGGAATTGCGTTGGAAAAAGTTCATGAAAATTATTTCTCTGGCGCCCGAGGTATTGTAG
- the rpsG gene encoding 30S ribosomal protein S7, which translates to MPRSKFFGQREVLPDVRYRDKLVGKFINALMTRGKKSVTERICYGAFDVIQEKTGNDPLKVFKAAVDNVKPIVEVKSRRVGGASYQVPVEIRPSRRVSLALRWLSQCARTRSGKSMREKLAAELLDAANNTGASVKKREDVHRMAEANKAFAHYRW; encoded by the coding sequence ATGCCTCGAAGTAAATTCTTTGGCCAGCGTGAAGTATTGCCCGATGTGCGATATCGAGACAAGCTCGTCGGAAAGTTTATCAATGCTCTCATGACTCGCGGGAAAAAAAGCGTTACCGAGCGAATTTGCTACGGCGCGTTTGATGTGATTCAGGAAAAAACGGGAAATGACCCGCTGAAGGTGTTTAAAGCGGCCGTGGACAACGTGAAGCCCATTGTGGAGGTCAAGTCGCGGCGGGTGGGCGGAGCGTCGTATCAAGTTCCGGTCGAAATTCGGCCGTCGCGCCGAGTGTCGCTGGCGCTTCGTTGGCTCTCGCAATGCGCCAGAACTCGAAGCGGGAAGAGCATGCGGGAGAAGCTGGCGGCCGAGTTGCTTGACGCGGCAAACAATACGGGAGCCTCGGTCAAGAAGCGGGAGGATGTGCATCGAATGGCGGAGGCGAATAAGGCGTTCGCTCATTATCGCTGGTAA
- the rplP gene encoding 50S ribosomal protein L16 has translation MLAPKKVKFRKMQKGRMTGKAYRGGQITLGEFGLKALEPGWVTSRQIEAARIAITRYVKRGGQVWTRIFPDKPITKKPAETRMGKGKGNPEYWVAVVKPGRILYEMDGVTQDVAREAFRLASHKLPVATKLVVRGEIVS, from the coding sequence GTGCTGGCGCCCAAAAAAGTCAAGTTCCGAAAAATGCAAAAAGGCCGTATGACGGGAAAAGCCTATCGCGGCGGCCAAATTACGCTGGGGGAATTCGGGCTCAAGGCCTTGGAACCCGGGTGGGTGACGAGTCGTCAAATTGAAGCGGCGAGAATTGCGATCACCCGCTACGTGAAACGGGGAGGGCAGGTGTGGACTCGTATTTTCCCCGATAAACCGATCACCAAGAAGCCGGCGGAAACTCGTATGGGTAAGGGCAAGGGGAATCCGGAATATTGGGTGGCGGTCGTGAAGCCAGGCCGGATCCTTTACGAAATGGACGGAGTTACCCAGGACGTCGCCAGGGAAGCGTTTCGCCTGGCCTCGCACAAGCTCCCTGTCGCGACCAAGCTGGTGGTTCGAGGAGAGATTGTGTCCTGA
- the rpsJ gene encoding 30S ribosomal protein S10 — protein sequence MKVDQRIRIRLRGFDYRVLDQSVMEIVETVRRSGARVVGPIPLPTKIERITVQRSTHADKKSREQFEVRTHKRLVDIMEPTPETMDSLMKLNLAAGVDVEIKL from the coding sequence GTGAAGGTCGATCAGCGAATTCGAATCAGGCTGCGCGGGTTTGATTATCGTGTACTGGATCAATCCGTGATGGAGATTGTTGAAACGGTTCGTCGCAGCGGCGCTCGCGTCGTCGGACCGATTCCGCTTCCCACGAAGATCGAGAGAATCACGGTTCAACGATCGACGCATGCCGATAAAAAGTCCCGAGAACAGTTTGAGGTGCGGACGCATAAGCGACTGGTTGACATTATGGAGCCGACGCCCGAGACCATGGACTCGTTAATGAAGCTGAATTTGGCCGCCGGTGTGGACGTCGAGATCAAGCTGTAA
- the rpsQ gene encoding 30S ribosomal protein S17 translates to MGTNVVKKREWVGRVLSNKMDKTVVVAVERSVLHPVYRKVWRRVTKLKAHDEQNVCQIGDRVRLRESRPISKEKHWRVVEILGKEERS, encoded by the coding sequence ATGGGTACGAATGTCGTCAAGAAACGCGAATGGGTCGGGCGAGTGCTGAGCAATAAAATGGACAAGACCGTGGTGGTGGCGGTTGAGCGTTCGGTGTTGCATCCGGTCTACCGAAAAGTCTGGCGGCGAGTGACGAAACTCAAGGCGCACGATGAGCAGAACGTCTGTCAGATCGGAGATCGAGTCCGTTTGCGAGAGAGTCGCCCTATCAGCAAGGAAAAACATTGGCGCGTCGTCGAAATTCTTGGAAAAGAAGAGCGGAGCTGA
- a CDS encoding 50S ribosomal protein L23, protein MKVGIHEVLVQPLLTEKITALREQTNTVGFVVHPDANRVQIKQAVETLLKVKVEKVNVLTVQGKIKRLGRFSGRRSDWKKAFVTLKKGEKLELYESA, encoded by the coding sequence GTGAAGGTCGGAATACACGAGGTTTTGGTTCAGCCGCTGTTGACGGAGAAAATCACGGCCCTTCGCGAGCAGACGAATACCGTCGGTTTTGTCGTTCACCCTGATGCCAATCGCGTTCAAATCAAGCAGGCCGTCGAGACGCTTCTGAAGGTGAAGGTTGAAAAGGTCAATGTGTTGACCGTTCAGGGAAAAATCAAACGCCTGGGACGGTTTTCAGGGAGAAGATCCGATTGGAAAAAGGCATTTGTGACCCTTAAGAAGGGCGAAAAACTCGAACTGTACGAAAGCGCCTGA
- the rplX gene encoding 50S ribosomal protein L24 yields MSEEMVQALRKSRIKKGDTVVVIAGRERGKTGKVLSVDLKVGQVTVEKLNIIKRHTKPNQKLKQGGILEREAPLNLSKVMLFCPVTQKPTRVGIRRLEDGRRVRFSKKSNETIE; encoded by the coding sequence ATGAGTGAGGAAATGGTGCAAGCCCTGCGAAAAAGTAGAATCAAAAAAGGCGATACCGTCGTTGTGATTGCCGGTCGGGAACGAGGAAAAACCGGAAAGGTGCTGTCGGTGGATCTCAAGGTCGGCCAAGTCACCGTTGAAAAGCTGAACATCATCAAGCGCCACACGAAGCCGAATCAAAAGCTGAAGCAGGGGGGCATTCTCGAGCGAGAAGCCCCGTTGAATCTCTCCAAGGTCATGCTGTTTTGTCCCGTGACTCAGAAGCCGACCAGAGTCGGCATCCGACGCTTGGAGGACGGCCGACGAGTCCGCTTCAGCAAAAAGTCGAACGAAACGATCGAGTGA
- the tuf gene encoding elongation factor Tu produces the protein MAKAKFERKKPHVNIGTIGHVDHGKTTLTAALTKVCADRGMAKFVSYDEVAKASESQGRRDATKIMTIAISHVEYETDQRHYAHVDCPGHADYVKNMITGAAQMDGAILVVSAADGPMPQTREHILLARQVGVPYIVVFLNKADKVDDKELLELVELEVRELLTKYGFPGDQTPIIHGSALKAMEGDQGPLGVPSILKLLEAVDTYIPTPQRPIDKPFLMPIEDVFTISGRGTVVTGRCERGIVKVGDEVEIVGLRPTQTTVVTGVEMFRKVLDEGQAGDNIGVLLRGTKKEDVERGMVLSKPKTITPHTKFKAEVYVLTKEEGGRHTPFFNGYRPQFYFRTTDVTGVVQLNPGVEMVMPGDNVSITAELISPIAMDQGLRFAVREGGKTVGSGVVTEILA, from the coding sequence ATGGCGAAGGCGAAATTTGAGCGGAAGAAGCCGCATGTGAACATTGGGACGATTGGGCATGTGGACCATGGGAAGACGACGTTGACGGCGGCGTTGACGAAGGTGTGTGCGGACCGGGGGATGGCGAAGTTTGTGAGCTACGATGAAGTGGCGAAGGCGAGCGAGAGTCAGGGGCGGCGGGACGCGACCAAGATCATGACCATTGCCATTAGCCATGTCGAGTACGAGACGGACCAGCGGCACTATGCGCATGTGGACTGTCCGGGGCACGCGGATTACGTCAAGAACATGATTACGGGGGCGGCGCAGATGGACGGGGCCATTTTAGTGGTCTCGGCGGCGGATGGGCCGATGCCGCAGACGCGGGAGCACATCTTGCTGGCGCGGCAGGTGGGCGTGCCGTACATCGTGGTGTTTTTGAACAAGGCGGACAAGGTCGACGACAAGGAGTTGTTGGAGTTGGTGGAATTGGAAGTGCGCGAGCTGCTCACCAAGTACGGCTTTCCGGGGGACCAGACGCCGATCATTCACGGCAGTGCGTTGAAGGCGATGGAAGGGGACCAGGGGCCGTTGGGGGTGCCGAGCATTTTGAAGCTTTTGGAGGCGGTGGACACGTACATTCCGACGCCGCAGCGGCCGATCGACAAGCCGTTTTTGATGCCGATTGAGGATGTCTTCACCATCAGCGGGCGGGGCACCGTGGTGACGGGGCGGTGTGAGCGGGGCATTGTGAAGGTGGGCGACGAAGTGGAGATCGTGGGGTTACGGCCCACGCAGACCACGGTGGTGACGGGTGTGGAGATGTTTCGCAAGGTATTGGACGAGGGGCAGGCGGGGGACAACATTGGGGTGTTGTTGCGGGGGACGAAGAAAGAGGACGTGGAGCGGGGGATGGTGCTGTCGAAGCCCAAGACCATTACGCCGCACACCAAGTTCAAGGCGGAAGTGTACGTGTTGACGAAAGAAGAGGGGGGGCGGCACACGCCGTTTTTCAATGGGTATCGGCCGCAGTTTTATTTTCGGACGACGGACGTGACGGGGGTGGTGCAGCTCAATCCGGGGGTGGAGATGGTGATGCCGGGGGACAACGTGAGCATCACGGCGGAGTTGATCAGTCCCATCGCCATGGACCAGGGGCTGCGCTTTGCCGTGCGCGAAGGCGGCAAAACCGTCGGCTCCGGCGTCGTCACGGAAATCCTGGCATAG
- the rplD gene encoding 50S ribosomal protein L4, translating to MPTVDVVDLENKKVGTLELPSQVFGCEPRAELVHEAVVMQRACERQGTASTRRRGEVSGSGKKPWKQKHTGRARAGSLRSPVWRHGGTVFGPKPRSYAYSMPKKKYRAALQGALSAKVSQGRLIVLSDLTQEAPKTKWLARSLDRLRNGEHALVVVGSGESGIPLAARNLPDVTVLSPDRLNVYDVVRAGVVVLLQGEVGRIQEVWS from the coding sequence ATGCCGACCGTCGACGTTGTTGATTTAGAGAATAAAAAAGTCGGAACCCTGGAGCTTCCGAGTCAAGTCTTCGGTTGCGAGCCTCGTGCTGAACTCGTGCATGAAGCCGTGGTGATGCAGCGGGCGTGCGAGCGTCAAGGCACGGCTTCTACGCGGCGTCGGGGAGAGGTCAGTGGTTCAGGGAAGAAGCCGTGGAAACAGAAGCACACGGGGCGCGCCAGGGCCGGGTCGCTTCGATCTCCCGTTTGGCGTCACGGGGGAACGGTGTTCGGTCCGAAGCCGAGAAGTTACGCCTATTCGATGCCGAAGAAGAAATATCGGGCCGCCTTGCAAGGGGCCTTGTCGGCAAAAGTCTCACAAGGACGCTTGATCGTCCTGTCGGACTTGACTCAGGAGGCGCCGAAAACGAAATGGTTGGCGCGGTCGTTGGATCGATTGAGGAACGGCGAGCACGCGCTCGTCGTTGTCGGCTCTGGGGAATCCGGCATTCCGCTCGCGGCGAGAAACCTGCCTGATGTCACCGTGCTGAGCCCTGATCGGCTGAACGTCTACGACGTCGTGCGCGCGGGGGTTGTTGTGCTTCTTCAAGGTGAGGTGGGACGCATACAAGAGGTGTGGTCGTGA
- the rplB gene encoding 50S ribosomal protein L2 has translation MALKLYRPTSPGRRGMSSVSTEELTKKKPEKLLTLFHLRSGGRNNGGRMTVRFRGGGHKRLYRIIDFHRDKTGIPARVEAIEYDPNRSARIALLKYKDGEKRYILAPVGLKLNDEVQSGPEAEIRPGNALPLASMPLGTTVHNIELKPGKGGQLIRSAGGFAQVMGREGDYVQVRLKSGEMRRILGRCMATVGQVGNVDHENISIGKAGRSRWKGKRPHVRGVVMNPVDHPHGGGEGKSGQGNPHPVSPWGMPTKGYKTRQNKRTDKFIISRRKSGVRNA, from the coding sequence ATGGCATTGAAATTATATAGACCGACGTCTCCTGGGCGCAGAGGAATGTCTTCGGTTTCGACTGAAGAGCTGACCAAGAAGAAACCGGAGAAGCTCCTGACGTTATTCCATCTCCGGAGCGGAGGGCGAAACAACGGCGGTCGAATGACCGTTCGATTCCGCGGCGGCGGGCATAAGAGACTGTATCGGATCATCGACTTTCATCGTGATAAGACGGGGATTCCGGCACGAGTCGAAGCGATCGAATATGATCCGAACCGATCGGCTCGTATCGCTCTGCTCAAGTACAAAGATGGAGAAAAGCGATACATTCTTGCTCCCGTCGGGCTCAAGTTGAACGATGAAGTGCAGTCGGGACCGGAGGCTGAAATCCGTCCGGGAAACGCGCTTCCCTTGGCCAGCATGCCGCTGGGCACCACCGTTCATAACATCGAATTGAAGCCGGGCAAGGGGGGGCAATTGATCCGGAGCGCCGGTGGGTTTGCTCAGGTGATGGGGCGCGAAGGCGATTACGTCCAAGTTCGGCTGAAATCTGGAGAGATGAGACGGATTCTGGGGCGGTGCATGGCGACGGTCGGACAGGTTGGGAACGTCGATCACGAAAATATCTCCATTGGGAAGGCCGGGCGGAGCCGATGGAAGGGAAAGAGGCCGCACGTTCGAGGCGTGGTCATGAATCCGGTCGATCATCCTCACGGCGGAGGAGAAGGGAAGTCCGGCCAAGGCAATCCGCATCCGGTGTCTCCATGGGGAATGCCCACGAAAGGGTACAAGACCCGCCAGAACAAGAGGACCGATAAGTTCATTATTTCGAGGAGAAAGTCAGGAGTCCGCAATGCCTAG
- the fusA gene encoding elongation factor G: MARQTPLEHTRNIGIMAHIDAGKTTTTERILFYTGLTHKLGEVHEGAATMDWMEQERERGITITAAATTCYWKNRRINIIDTPGHVDFTIEVERSLRVLDGAVAVFDSVQGVEPQSETVWRQADKYRVPRIAFMNKMDRIGADFYFCVQSMIDRLGANPVPIQIPVGREAEFRGSIDLVSMKAYLYDDETLGAKYVVQEIPSDLLEKAREYREKMIESVAEFDDQVMEKYLNGQALTEDDIRRVIRAGTIAMKITPVLCGSAFKNKGVQQLLDGVVEFLPSPLDIAAVVGIDPATGKQVERKASDSEPFSALAFKIMSDPFAGQLTYFRVYSGTLKTGTPVLNVTKGTKERIGRLLKMHANKREEIEAAYAGDIVAAVGLKGATTGDTLADEKHPVLLEVMKFPEPVISMAIEPKTKQDQEKMGFALQKLAQEDPSFRVRTDEETAQTIISGMGELHLEIIVDRLLREFKVEANVGQPEVAYRETIRRRAEAEAKYIKQTGGRGQYGHVVLTVEPSEPGKGFEFVNKIVGGVIPREYIPAVEKGVKERMESGVIAGYPLRDIRVTLTDGSYHEVDSNEMAFKIAASMGFADACKKADPVLLEPIMKVEVLVPQEFMGDVIGNLNGRRGKVQGMKVRAGAQAIEASVPLKEMFGYATDLRSRTQGRATYSMEFDRYEQVPKQIAETIIAKYRGE, from the coding sequence GTGGCTCGTCAAACACCTTTAGAACATACGAGAAACATCGGCATCATGGCGCATATCGATGCCGGTAAAACGACGACGACGGAACGAATCCTGTTCTATACGGGGCTGACCCACAAGTTGGGCGAAGTCCACGAGGGCGCGGCGACGATGGATTGGATGGAGCAGGAGCGCGAGCGCGGCATTACGATTACTGCGGCCGCCACGACCTGCTATTGGAAAAATCGGCGTATCAACATTATCGATACTCCCGGCCACGTTGATTTCACCATCGAGGTCGAACGTTCGTTGCGAGTGCTTGACGGCGCGGTGGCGGTGTTCGATTCGGTTCAGGGTGTCGAGCCTCAATCGGAAACCGTTTGGCGGCAGGCCGACAAGTATCGGGTGCCGCGAATCGCTTTTATGAACAAGATGGACCGAATCGGGGCCGATTTTTATTTCTGCGTTCAGTCCATGATCGATCGTTTGGGGGCCAACCCTGTTCCGATCCAGATCCCCGTCGGACGCGAGGCCGAGTTTCGCGGCTCCATCGACCTCGTTTCGATGAAGGCGTATCTCTATGATGACGAAACGCTCGGCGCCAAGTACGTCGTTCAAGAAATCCCGTCAGATTTGTTGGAGAAGGCGCGCGAATATCGAGAGAAAATGATCGAATCGGTCGCAGAATTCGACGATCAGGTCATGGAAAAGTATTTGAACGGCCAGGCTCTCACGGAAGATGACATTCGGCGTGTGATTCGAGCCGGTACGATTGCGATGAAGATCACGCCGGTGCTGTGCGGATCGGCCTTCAAGAATAAGGGGGTTCAGCAGCTTCTGGACGGTGTGGTGGAGTTTTTGCCGTCGCCTCTGGATATTGCCGCCGTCGTGGGAATCGATCCGGCCACTGGAAAGCAGGTGGAGCGCAAAGCGTCCGATAGCGAGCCGTTCTCGGCGCTGGCTTTTAAGATCATGTCCGATCCCTTTGCCGGTCAATTGACGTATTTCCGGGTCTATTCGGGAACTCTCAAGACGGGAACGCCGGTCCTCAACGTGACAAAGGGAACAAAAGAGCGTATCGGTCGGCTCTTGAAAATGCACGCCAACAAGCGTGAAGAGATCGAGGCTGCTTATGCCGGCGACATTGTCGCCGCAGTCGGTCTCAAGGGAGCCACGACCGGTGATACCTTGGCGGATGAAAAGCATCCCGTTCTGTTGGAGGTCATGAAGTTTCCCGAGCCCGTCATCTCAATGGCCATTGAGCCGAAGACCAAGCAGGATCAGGAAAAGATGGGCTTTGCTCTGCAAAAGCTCGCGCAAGAGGATCCGTCGTTCCGTGTTCGCACCGACGAGGAAACGGCGCAAACCATCATTTCCGGTATGGGCGAGCTGCATCTTGAAATCATCGTCGATCGACTGCTCCGGGAATTCAAGGTGGAGGCGAACGTCGGTCAGCCGGAGGTGGCGTACAGGGAGACGATTCGACGCAGGGCCGAAGCCGAAGCCAAGTACATCAAGCAGACGGGAGGCCGAGGCCAGTACGGCCACGTCGTGTTGACGGTCGAACCGTCCGAGCCGGGGAAGGGGTTTGAGTTCGTCAACAAGATCGTCGGCGGAGTCATCCCGAGGGAGTACATCCCCGCCGTCGAAAAAGGTGTCAAGGAGCGAATGGAAAGCGGCGTTATCGCCGGATACCCCTTGCGGGATATTCGCGTGACGCTCACGGACGGCTCTTATCACGAAGTCGACTCAAATGAAATGGCGTTCAAAATTGCGGCGTCAATGGGGTTTGCCGATGCCTGTAAAAAGGCGGACCCCGTGTTGCTGGAACCGATCATGAAGGTCGAAGTGTTGGTACCCCAGGAATTTATGGGCGACGTGATCGGAAACCTGAACGGGCGTCGAGGCAAAGTTCAAGGAATGAAAGTGCGGGCTGGCGCGCAAGCGATCGAAGCGTCAGTTCCCCTTAAGGAAATGTTCGGGTACGCGACGGACTTGCGATCCAGAACGCAGGGGCGCGCCACCTACAGTATGGAATTCGACCGATACGAGCAGGTTCCCAAGCAAATCGCGGAGACGATTATCGCCAAGTATCGTGGTGAATAG
- the rplC gene encoding 50S ribosomal protein L3, with amino-acid sequence MTNGLLGKKLGMTQVFDENRLTPVTVIEAGPCRVVTVKTKERDGYEAVQLSFGEVGERKLSKPELGHLKKNQAPASRVLREFRKEGDVTVGQTVTVDVFKKGDWVDVIGVSKGKGYQGVVRRHHYAGGPESHGSMFHRHPGSIGSSSFPSRVWKGKTLPGHMGSERVTVQHLKVVESRPGENLLFVRGAVPGASNGIVVVRKSKKS; translated from the coding sequence ATGACGAACGGATTGCTGGGCAAAAAATTGGGGATGACTCAGGTCTTCGACGAGAACCGCCTGACGCCGGTGACGGTCATTGAGGCGGGTCCCTGTCGGGTCGTGACGGTGAAAACCAAGGAGCGGGACGGATATGAAGCCGTTCAACTCTCCTTCGGCGAGGTCGGCGAACGGAAGCTTTCCAAGCCGGAACTCGGTCATTTGAAAAAAAATCAGGCTCCCGCGAGCCGTGTCCTTAGGGAATTCCGAAAGGAAGGCGATGTGACGGTCGGGCAGACGGTGACCGTCGATGTCTTTAAGAAAGGCGATTGGGTCGACGTGATCGGTGTTTCCAAGGGGAAGGGCTATCAAGGGGTGGTCAGGCGTCATCACTATGCCGGTGGACCTGAGTCGCACGGGTCAATGTTTCATCGTCATCCCGGCTCGATCGGATCGAGCTCGTTTCCTTCGCGCGTTTGGAAAGGAAAGACTCTGCCCGGCCACATGGGGTCCGAGCGGGTCACCGTGCAGCACTTGAAGGTCGTCGAATCGCGCCCCGGTGAGAATCTCCTTTTTGTGAGAGGAGCCGTTCCCGGTGCTTCGAACGGAATCGTTGTCGTGCGAAAATCGAAAAAGAGTTAG
- the rplV gene encoding 50S ribosomal protein L22 gives MKEAHAILRFVRVAPRKAKPVIDMIRGQQVPMALAMLKHTPRHAARVVEKVLRSAVANAEQKEMGDSDSMVVSKAFVNCGPIYRRARARSMGRANAIHKRTSHITVVVTAPTVHGKRA, from the coding sequence ATGAAAGAAGCACACGCCATACTTCGATTTGTAAGAGTGGCTCCGCGCAAGGCGAAACCCGTCATCGACATGATTCGGGGGCAGCAGGTCCCCATGGCGCTGGCCATGTTGAAACATACACCTCGTCATGCGGCGCGAGTGGTGGAGAAGGTTCTTCGCTCCGCAGTGGCCAATGCGGAACAAAAAGAAATGGGCGACAGTGATTCGATGGTTGTCTCCAAGGCGTTCGTGAACTGCGGTCCTATCTATAGGCGAGCGAGGGCGAGATCGATGGGAAGGGCGAATGCCATTCATAAGCGGACCAGTCATATTACCGTCGTGGTGACCGCTCCGACGGTTCACGGCAAGCGGGCCTAG
- the rpmC gene encoding 50S ribosomal protein L29 has translation MAQELKELRQLNEVELAQKEKQLRQELFNLRFQFGTGRLENPMQIRKTKRTIARVKTIMREMSGRAEKGERP, from the coding sequence ATGGCGCAGGAGCTAAAAGAGCTTCGTCAACTGAATGAGGTCGAACTTGCCCAGAAAGAAAAGCAATTGAGGCAAGAATTGTTCAATCTGCGTTTTCAGTTCGGGACCGGACGTCTTGAAAATCCGATGCAGATTCGAAAGACAAAGCGGACTATCGCCAGGGTCAAAACCATCATGAGAGAGATGAGCGGAAGAGCCGAGAAGGGTGAAAGACCGTAA
- the rpsL gene encoding 30S ribosomal protein S12, whose translation MPTINQLVRKGRTLVKAKTKSPALKSCPQKRGVCLRVYTTTPKKPNSALRKVARVRLTNGMEVTTYIPGVGHNLQEHSIVLVRGGRVKDLPGVRYHLVRGTLDTVGVADRKQSRSKYGAKRPK comes from the coding sequence ATGCCGACGATCAATCAACTGGTGCGCAAGGGACGAACGCTTGTCAAGGCGAAAACGAAGAGCCCGGCCTTGAAATCGTGCCCGCAGAAGCGGGGAGTCTGTCTTCGCGTCTATACGACGACGCCGAAAAAGCCGAATTCCGCTCTGCGCAAAGTCGCGCGCGTTCGTCTGACCAATGGCATGGAGGTCACGACCTACATCCCGGGAGTCGGTCACAACTTGCAGGAACACTCGATCGTCCTGGTGCGAGGCGGGCGCGTCAAGGACCTGCCGGGAGTTCGATACCATTTAGTGCGCGGAACTTTGGATACGGTGGGGGTCGCGGATCGAAAGCAAAGTCGATCGAAGTATGGGGCCAAGCGTCCAAAGTAG